One region of Streptomyces sp. CG4 genomic DNA includes:
- a CDS encoding NADP-dependent oxidoreductase: MSDANTMRAIGQDVLGGPEVLREVQVERPEPGPNQVLVRVRAAGVNPTDWKHRATGGFLGRPPFVLGWDVSGEVVATGIGVAAFTPGDEVFGMLPYPYGHGSHAEYVIAPVRALTHKPASIDHTQAGALPLVSLTAWQALTEHADVQPGQRVLIHAAAGGVGHVAVQIAKARGAYVIGTASAGKHGFLREIGVDEPVDYRTTDVTETVRDVDVVLDTLGGDTSVASLKVLRPGGVVVSILPGGSREFHEEAERLGVRAVRMLVDADRTGMEAIAELAESGKLTATIAGTFPLADAAKAHEVGDTGRTTGKLVLLVD, from the coding sequence ATGAGCGATGCGAACACGATGCGAGCCATCGGCCAGGACGTCCTCGGCGGTCCCGAGGTCCTGAGGGAAGTACAGGTGGAGCGGCCGGAGCCGGGCCCGAACCAGGTGCTGGTGCGGGTGCGGGCCGCCGGCGTCAACCCCACCGACTGGAAGCACCGGGCCACCGGCGGCTTCCTGGGCCGCCCGCCGTTCGTCCTCGGCTGGGACGTCTCCGGGGAGGTCGTGGCCACCGGGATCGGCGTGGCCGCCTTCACGCCCGGCGACGAGGTCTTCGGCATGCTGCCCTATCCCTACGGCCACGGCTCGCACGCCGAGTATGTGATCGCGCCGGTCCGCGCCCTGACGCACAAGCCGGCCTCGATCGACCACACCCAGGCGGGCGCGCTGCCGCTGGTGTCCCTGACGGCCTGGCAGGCGCTGACCGAGCACGCCGACGTCCAGCCCGGACAGCGGGTGCTGATCCATGCGGCGGCCGGCGGTGTCGGGCATGTGGCGGTGCAGATCGCCAAGGCGCGCGGCGCGTATGTGATCGGCACGGCGAGCGCGGGCAAGCACGGCTTCCTGCGGGAGATCGGCGTGGACGAGCCGGTCGACTACCGGACGACCGATGTCACGGAGACGGTGCGGGACGTCGACGTGGTCCTGGACACGCTCGGCGGGGACACCTCGGTCGCGTCGCTGAAGGTGCTGCGGCCGGGCGGTGTCGTGGTGTCGATCCTGCCGGGGGGCTCGCGGGAGTTCCACGAGGAGGCCGAGCGGCTGGGTGTACGGGCCGTGCGCATGCTGGTGGACGCCGACCGGACCGGGATGGAGGCGATCGCGGAACTGGCGGAGTCCGGGAAGCTCACGGCGACGATCGCCGGGACGTTCCCGCTGGCGGACGCGGCGAAGGCGCACGAAGTGGGCGACACGGGACGGACGACCGGGAAGCTGGTCCTTCTGGTCGACTGA
- a CDS encoding anti-sigma factor antagonist — translation MPDEPAPLTRHLRVYEHRAHTVLELRGEIDLVSATEIGPSLDRITGRPGARVVIDLRPVEFFDCSGLRLLYRARARVLDGGGQLHLVCTHPLTLRVFRVTGLSRLLPPHPTLDAALARSGAASGSL, via the coding sequence GTGCCAGACGAGCCTGCACCGCTCACCCGTCACCTCCGTGTGTACGAGCACCGCGCGCACACGGTCCTGGAGCTGCGGGGCGAGATCGATCTGGTGTCGGCGACGGAGATCGGCCCGTCGCTGGACCGGATCACCGGCCGGCCCGGTGCCCGGGTCGTCATCGATCTGCGGCCGGTGGAGTTCTTCGACTGCTCGGGGCTGCGGCTGCTGTACCGGGCCCGCGCCCGGGTGCTGGACGGCGGCGGGCAGCTGCACCTGGTGTGCACGCACCCGCTGACCCTGCGCGTCTTCCGGGTCACGGGACTGTCCCGGCTGCTGCCCCCGCATCCCACGCTGGACGCGGCCCTGGCCCGGTCCGGCGCCGCGTCCGGCTCGCTGTGA
- a CDS encoding ribose-phosphate diphosphokinase produces MRDIAVFSGSAHPDLAREVCAHLGVPLRPTRISRFANDCLGVQLQANCRERDVFLIQPLVRPVQEHLVELLLMCDAARGASAARITVVMPHYSYARSDKKDAPRISIGGRLVADLLVAAGASRVLAMTLHSPQVHGFFSVPVDHLNALRELAAHFRRYDLSRTTVVSPDLGNAKEAAAFARLVGAQVAAGAKQRFADDRVSISSVIGDVTDRDVIVLDDEIAKGSTVLELLDRLRESGVRSVRVACTHGLFAAGALKRLSEQPDVLEIVCTNTVPVPVDGEPTDKLRVLSIAPALAEAVRRIHNGESVSALFEPS; encoded by the coding sequence GTGCGAGACATCGCCGTCTTCAGCGGCAGCGCCCACCCCGACCTGGCCCGCGAGGTCTGCGCCCACCTCGGAGTGCCCCTCAGACCCACCCGGATCAGCCGGTTCGCCAACGACTGCCTCGGGGTGCAGCTGCAGGCCAACTGCCGGGAGCGGGACGTCTTCCTGATCCAGCCGCTGGTCCGGCCGGTGCAGGAGCACCTGGTGGAGCTGCTGCTGATGTGCGACGCCGCCCGGGGCGCCTCCGCCGCCCGGATCACCGTCGTCATGCCGCACTACTCCTACGCCCGCTCCGACAAGAAGGACGCGCCGCGCATCTCCATCGGCGGCCGGCTGGTCGCCGACCTGCTGGTGGCGGCGGGCGCGAGCCGGGTGCTCGCCATGACCCTGCACTCCCCGCAGGTGCACGGCTTCTTCTCGGTGCCGGTCGACCATCTCAACGCGCTGCGCGAACTCGCCGCGCACTTCCGCCGGTACGACCTGAGCCGCACCACGGTCGTCTCGCCGGACCTCGGCAACGCCAAGGAGGCCGCCGCCTTCGCCCGGCTCGTCGGCGCCCAGGTGGCGGCCGGGGCCAAGCAGCGGTTCGCGGACGACCGGGTGAGCATCAGCTCCGTCATCGGCGACGTCACCGACCGGGACGTCATCGTGCTGGACGACGAGATCGCCAAGGGCAGCACCGTGCTCGAACTCCTCGACCGCTTGCGGGAGTCCGGCGTCCGGTCGGTCCGGGTGGCGTGCACGCACGGGCTGTTCGCGGCGGGCGCGCTGAAGCGGCTGAGCGAGCAGCCGGACGTGCTGGAGATCGTCTGCACCAACACCGTGCCGGTGCCCGTGGACGGGGAGCCCACCGACAAGCTGCGGGTGCTCTCCATCGCCCCGGCGCTCGCGGAGGCGGTACGGCGCATTCACAACGGTGAATCCGTGAGCGCCCTGTTCGAGCCGTCGTAG
- a CDS encoding PHP domain-containing protein: MNPLTALDRIAFLLERSLAPAYRVKAFRTAARTLAALPEGEIAERAAAGTLEALKGVGPKTAQVVREALAGQVPGYLRALEEEVGTAPAEGLGAGLRALVRGDCHTHSDWSDGGSPIEQMGRTAAALGHEWTALTDHSPRLTVARGLSAQRLREQLEAVAELNARWAPFRLLTGIECDILEDGSLDQEPELLRRLDVVVVSVHSKLRMDARSMTRRMVAAVRNPHADVLGHCTGRLVTGRGRPESEFDADAVFAACAESGTAVEINSRPERLDPPRRLLRRAVAAGVLFAVDTDAHAPGQLDWQILSCARAEECGVPAERVVTTWSADELLAWTREGRMPARAANL; encoded by the coding sequence ATGAATCCCCTCACCGCCCTCGACCGGATCGCCTTCCTGCTGGAGCGGTCGCTCGCGCCCGCCTACCGGGTGAAGGCCTTCCGTACCGCCGCCCGCACGCTGGCCGCGCTGCCCGAGGGCGAGATCGCCGAGCGGGCGGCGGCCGGGACGCTGGAGGCGCTCAAGGGGGTCGGGCCGAAGACCGCACAGGTGGTGCGGGAGGCGCTGGCCGGGCAGGTGCCGGGCTATCTGCGCGCGCTGGAGGAGGAGGTCGGGACGGCGCCCGCCGAGGGCCTGGGGGCCGGGTTGCGGGCGCTGGTCCGCGGGGACTGTCACACCCATTCGGACTGGTCCGACGGGGGCAGTCCGATCGAGCAGATGGGGCGGACGGCGGCCGCGCTCGGCCATGAGTGGACCGCCCTCACCGACCACTCCCCCCGGCTGACCGTGGCCCGCGGTCTGTCGGCACAGCGGCTGCGGGAGCAGCTGGAGGCGGTGGCGGAGCTGAATGCGCGGTGGGCGCCGTTCCGGCTGCTCACCGGCATCGAGTGCGACATCCTGGAGGACGGCTCGCTGGACCAGGAGCCGGAGCTGCTGCGGCGGCTGGACGTGGTCGTGGTGTCCGTGCACTCCAAGCTGCGGATGGACGCCCGCTCGATGACCCGCCGCATGGTGGCCGCCGTACGCAATCCGCACGCCGATGTGCTGGGGCACTGCACCGGGCGCCTGGTGACGGGCCGGGGGCGGCCGGAGTCCGAGTTCGACGCGGACGCGGTGTTCGCCGCCTGCGCCGAGTCCGGTACGGCGGTGGAGATCAACAGCCGCCCCGAGCGACTGGACCCGCCCCGCCGGCTGCTGCGCCGGGCCGTGGCGGCGGGGGTGCTGTTCGCCGTCGACACCGACGCGCATGCGCCGGGCCAGCTGGACTGGCAGATCCTCAGCTGCGCCCGGGCCGAGGAGTGCGGGGTGCCCGCCGAGCGGGTGGTGACCACCTGGTCCGCGGACGAGCTGCTGGCCTGGACCCGGGAGGGGCGAATGCCGGCCCGCGCGGCGAATCTCTGA
- a CDS encoding alpha/beta fold hydrolase: protein MPYYESPVDGTRLYYIDHGPADGPVAVFVAGAYLGHEMWEYQTLPLAEAGYRCVALDRRGHGRSDAPWSGFDLDTLADDVHGLLDHLDLRDVTLIGHSIGTAEVLRCLTRHGAGRAAGIAVVAGVSPGVVRSPGTPDGVDPADVRADDEVFRRDRAAWFCAGVDSFFAAHLPGNEVSPEYVRHLIDRCMSTDPRAATGIRDVVAALDIVDELPEVNVPVLVVHGTDDTSAPLARTGERVARLVPDGTLKVYEHGGHGLFVTHAERLTADLRAFIDAGAAARDATLTAAQANA, encoded by the coding sequence ATGCCGTACTACGAGAGCCCCGTCGACGGTACCCGCCTGTACTACATCGACCACGGCCCCGCGGACGGTCCCGTGGCCGTCTTCGTCGCCGGCGCCTACCTCGGCCACGAGATGTGGGAGTACCAGACGCTGCCGCTCGCGGAGGCCGGCTACCGCTGTGTCGCCCTGGACCGGCGGGGCCACGGCCGCTCCGACGCCCCCTGGTCGGGCTTCGACCTCGACACCCTCGCCGACGATGTGCACGGCCTGCTCGACCACCTCGACCTGCGCGACGTCACCCTGATCGGACACTCCATCGGCACCGCGGAGGTGCTGCGCTGTCTGACCCGGCACGGCGCCGGCCGGGCGGCCGGCATCGCCGTCGTCGCCGGCGTCAGCCCCGGCGTGGTCCGCTCACCCGGTACCCCGGACGGCGTGGACCCGGCGGACGTGCGTGCCGACGACGAGGTGTTCCGGCGCGACCGGGCGGCCTGGTTCTGCGCCGGGGTCGACTCCTTCTTCGCCGCGCACCTGCCCGGCAACGAGGTGTCCCCGGAGTACGTCCGCCATCTGATCGACCGATGCATGTCCACGGACCCGCGCGCCGCGACGGGCATCCGGGACGTGGTCGCCGCCCTCGACATCGTCGACGAGCTGCCCGAGGTGAACGTGCCGGTGCTCGTCGTGCACGGCACCGACGACACCTCCGCACCGCTGGCCCGCACCGGGGAACGCGTGGCCCGGCTCGTCCCGGACGGCACCCTGAAGGTGTACGAGCACGGTGGCCACGGCCTGTTCGTCACCCACGCGGAACGGCTCACGGCCGACCTGCGCGCGTTCATCGACGCCGGAGCCGCCGCCCGGGACGCCACGCTCACCGCGGCGCAGGCGAACGCCTAG
- a CDS encoding ROK family protein, translated as MAARNGRTVRDLRRGNRTAVLQKLYFDGPLSRFELGPATGLSSGSVSNVVADLIADGLVEEAGSVDSDGGRPRTLLRVAPDSGQLIGVDVGETRVRVELFDLALTELARTERRLTPQGYDVEVIAGHIRDGVAEVLGAAQAAPERLLGVGVGVPGIVEHTPDQGAVVHGQTIGWDAVPLERLLRSASQLPDEIPYFIDNGAKTLGQAEMWFGAGHGAHNAVVVLFGSGVGACVVTPEVEHGRAVEWGHLTVRVRGRRCRCGAPGCLEAYAGAESLLARWRESGGRPPEDTDEETALTAMLAAAYPPEGAEPDPVALAVLEETAEYLGAGLSDLINLFQPERILIGGWAGLQLGARFLPAVRRHATTYALRHPAEKVTIDLGRLGPDAVTVGAAILPLADFFASGGRRPEPATEDRLPAWRAALRQRAPR; from the coding sequence ATGGCGGCGCGCAACGGGCGCACGGTACGCGATCTCAGGCGGGGCAACCGCACGGCGGTGCTGCAGAAGCTGTACTTCGACGGCCCCCTGAGCCGGTTCGAGCTGGGCCCGGCCACCGGCCTGAGCTCGGGCTCGGTCAGCAACGTGGTCGCCGATCTGATCGCGGACGGCCTGGTCGAGGAGGCCGGCAGCGTCGATTCCGACGGCGGCCGGCCCCGCACGCTGCTGCGCGTCGCCCCGGACAGCGGACAGCTGATCGGCGTCGACGTCGGTGAAACCCGCGTCCGCGTCGAGCTGTTCGACCTGGCCCTGACCGAACTCGCCCGCACCGAACGCCGGCTGACCCCGCAGGGCTACGACGTCGAGGTGATCGCCGGTCACATCCGCGACGGCGTCGCCGAGGTCCTCGGCGCGGCACAGGCCGCCCCCGAGCGGCTGCTCGGCGTCGGTGTCGGGGTGCCCGGCATCGTCGAGCACACCCCGGACCAGGGCGCCGTCGTCCATGGGCAGACCATCGGCTGGGACGCGGTCCCACTGGAGCGGCTGCTCCGCTCGGCCTCCCAACTCCCCGACGAAATCCCGTACTTCATCGACAACGGCGCCAAGACCCTGGGCCAGGCCGAGATGTGGTTCGGCGCGGGGCACGGCGCCCACAACGCCGTGGTCGTGCTCTTCGGTTCGGGTGTCGGCGCCTGCGTGGTCACTCCGGAGGTGGAGCACGGACGCGCCGTCGAGTGGGGCCATCTGACGGTACGGGTGCGCGGGCGCCGCTGCCGCTGTGGCGCGCCCGGCTGCCTGGAGGCCTACGCGGGCGCCGAGTCGCTGCTGGCCCGCTGGCGCGAGTCGGGCGGCCGGCCGCCCGAGGACACCGACGAGGAGACCGCGCTCACCGCGATGCTCGCCGCCGCCTATCCGCCCGAGGGCGCCGAGCCCGACCCGGTCGCGCTGGCCGTCCTGGAGGAGACCGCCGAGTACCTCGGCGCCGGCCTGTCCGACCTGATCAACCTCTTCCAGCCCGAGCGGATCCTCATCGGCGGCTGGGCCGGGCTGCAGCTCGGCGCGCGTTTCCTGCCGGCCGTACGCCGCCACGCGACGACGTACGCGCTGCGCCATCCGGCCGAGAAGGTGACCATCGACCTCGGCCGGCTCGGCCCGGACGCGGTCACCGTCGGCGCCGCGATCCTGCCGCTGGCCGACTTCTTCGCCAGCGGCGGCCGCCGCCCGGAACCGGCCACCGAGGATCGCCTGCCCGCCTGGCGGGCGGCGCTGCGGCAGCGGGCGCCGCGCTGA